A single Perca flavescens isolate YP-PL-M2 chromosome 2, PFLA_1.0, whole genome shotgun sequence DNA region contains:
- the rps15a gene encoding small ribosomal subunit protein uS8: MVRMNVLADALKCINNAEKRGKRQVLLRPCSKVIVRFLTVMMKHGYIGEFEIIDDHRAGKIVVNLTGRLNKCGVISPRFDLQLKDLEKWQNNLLPSRQFGYIVLTTSAGIMDHEEARRKHTGGKILGFFF, encoded by the exons ATGGTGCGCATGAACGTTCTCGCAGATGCTCTGAAATGCATCAACAACGCTGAGAAGCGTGGGAAACGCCAGGTCCTCCTTAGGCCCTGCTCCAAGGTTATTGTGCGCTTCCTAACCGTCATGATGAAGCACG GTTACATTGGTGAGTTCGAGATCATTGACGACCACAGAGCCGGAAAAATTGTCGTCAATCTCACAGGCAGGCTGAACAAG TGTGGTGTGATCAGTCCGCGTTTTGATCTCCAGCTCAAGGACCTGGAGAAGTGGCAGAACAACCTGTTGCCTTCAAGACAGTTTGG ATACATTGTGCTGACCACCTCAGCTGGCATCATGGACCACGAAGAGGCCAGACGGAAACACACAGGAGGCAAAATCCTTGGATTCTTTTTCTAA